The proteins below come from a single Rosa rugosa chromosome 2, drRosRugo1.1, whole genome shotgun sequence genomic window:
- the LOC133727848 gene encoding protochlorophyllide reductase, chloroplastic: MALRAASVVSSAFSAPKEGKSSASFKDSSLFGVSFSENLKADFSSVALSCKREFKPVRAQTAATASPAINKSTSDGKKTLRKGSVVITGASSGLGLATAKALAETGKWHVIMACRDFLKAERAAKAAGMPKENYTIMHLDLASLDSVRQFVDNFRRSERPLDVLVCNAAVYLPTAKEPTFTADGFELSVGTNHLGHFLLARLMVEDLNKSDYPSRRLIIVGSITGNTNTLAGNVPPKANLGDLRGLAGGINGVNSSAMIDGGDFDGAKAYKDSKVCNMLTMQEFHRRYHEETGITFASLYPGCIATTGLFREHIPLFRLLFPPFQKYITKGYVSEEESGKRLAQVVSDPSLTKSGVYWSWNKTSASFENQLSEEASDAEKARKVWEVSEKLVGLA, from the exons ATGGCTCTTCGTGCTGCTTCTGTGGTTTCCTCTGCTTTCTCTGCTCCCAAGGAG ggaaaGTCAAGTGCTTCTTTCAAGGATTCAAGCCTTTTTGGAGTCTCATTCTCAGAAAATCTCAAGGCTGATTTCAGCTCTGTTGCACTAAGCTGCAAG AGAGAGTTCAAGCCAGTGAGGGCTCAAACAGCGGCCACAGCATCCCCAGCTATCAACAAGTCCACATCAGATGGGAAGAAGACTTTAAGAAAAGGCAGCGTAGTGATCACTGGTGCCTCCTCTGGACTTGGTCTAGCCACTGCAAAGGCTTTGGCCGAAACCGGAAAATGGCATGTAATTATGGCATGCAGGGATTTCCTCAAGGCCGAAAGAGCTGCCAAGGCAGCTGGGATGCCTAAAGAGAACTACACAATCATGCATCTAGACCTTGCTTCTCTAGACAGCGTTCGGCAATTTGTTGATAACTTCAGAAGATCTGAACGCCCCCTTGATGTTCTGGTCTGCAATGCTGCTGTGTATTTACCAACTGCTAAAGAGCCTACATTCACTGCTGATGGGTTTGAACTTAGTGTTGGGACTAACCATCTTGGACACTTCCTTCTTGCGCGGTTGATGGTTGAGGATTTGAACAAATCCGATTACCCTTCAAGGAGGCTCATCATTGTTGGCTCAATTACAG GAAACACAAACACTTTGGCTGGAAATGTACCTCCAAAGGCCAACCTTGGGGACCTGAGGGGACTTGCAGGGGGCATAAATGGGGTCAACAGCTCGGCCATGATTGACGGTGGAGACTTTGATGGTGCCAAGGCATACAAGGACAGCAAAGTCTGCAACATGCTCACAATGCAAGAGTTCCACAGGCGCTACCATGAGGAGACTGGGATAACATTCGCTTCCCTGTACCCGGGCTGCATTGCCACAACTGGCTTGTTCAGGGAGCACATTCCCTTGTTCAGGCTTCTGTTCCCTCCATTCCAAAAGTACATCACCAAGGGCTATGTCTCGGAAGAAGAGTCTGGAAAGAGACTTGCTCAG GTTGTGAGCGACCCAAGCTTGACAAAGTCAGGAGTCTACTGGAGCTGGAACAAGACCTCTGCTTCGTTTGAGAACCAACTGTCTGAAGAAGCCAGTGATGCAGAAAAGGCTCGCAAGGTGTGGGAAGTCAGTGAGAAGCTTGTCGGTTTGGCTTAA